One region of Marivirga arenosa genomic DNA includes:
- a CDS encoding sodium-translocating pyrophosphatase yields MSNIIWIVPILGIVGLIVMAIKSAWVSKQDAGDERMQELAGYIAKGAMAFLKAEWKVMFYFVIIAGILLAYSGTLVETSSPVIAISFIIGAIFSAFAGYVGMNIATKANVRTTQSAKTSLAKALKVSFSGGTVMGLGVAGLAVFGMGTLFIFFYNLYVLQTGGDVNGLEMEKALEVLAGFSLGAESIALFARVGGGIYTKAADVGADLVGKVEAGIPEDDPRNPATIADNVGDNVGDVAGMGADLFGSYVATILASMVLGREIISEDQFGGIAPILLPMIIAGLGLVFSIVGTLFVRVQNETDSVQKALNWGNWSSIILTVIASYFLVDYMLPETLVIRGFEFGSMDVFWAIFTGLIVGALMSIITEYYTSMGKKPVLSIVKQSSTGSATNIIGGLAVGMQSTVLPILVLAVGIVVSYSFAGLYGVAIAAAGMMATTAMQLAIDAFGPIADNAGGIAEMSGLPEEVRDRTDNLDAVGNTTAATGKGFAIASAALTALALFAAFVGISGIDSIDIYKAPVLAALFVGGMIPFIFSSLAIAAVGRAAMDMVQEVRRQFKEMPGIMEGTTKPEYEKCVDISTKASIREMILPGAIALIVPLLVGFGLKGVFEDTSSAEILGGLLAGVTVSGVLMGIFQNNAGGAWDNAKKSFEKGVEINGKMEYKGSEAHKASVTGDTVGDPFKDTSGPSMNILIKLMSIVALVIAPHISVKDHSTAEVKKEVKEIVVEKSEVIQAEK; encoded by the coding sequence ATGAGCAATATTATCTGGATTGTCCCGATTCTCGGGATTGTGGGACTGATTGTTATGGCTATCAAATCCGCATGGGTATCGAAGCAAGATGCCGGTGATGAGAGGATGCAAGAATTAGCTGGATACATAGCAAAAGGTGCTATGGCATTTTTAAAAGCCGAATGGAAGGTAATGTTCTACTTTGTGATCATTGCCGGTATATTGTTGGCATATTCTGGCACATTAGTGGAAACATCATCTCCTGTAATTGCAATTTCATTTATTATAGGTGCTATTTTTTCAGCATTTGCAGGTTACGTAGGAATGAATATTGCTACTAAAGCGAATGTGAGAACTACTCAATCCGCAAAAACTAGTCTAGCAAAAGCTTTGAAAGTATCATTTTCAGGTGGTACTGTAATGGGGCTTGGTGTTGCAGGCCTTGCAGTTTTTGGAATGGGTACTCTATTTATTTTCTTCTATAACCTTTATGTATTACAAACTGGTGGTGATGTAAACGGTTTGGAAATGGAAAAAGCATTAGAAGTGTTAGCAGGTTTTTCTTTAGGAGCTGAATCAATTGCATTATTCGCCAGAGTTGGTGGTGGTATCTATACGAAAGCTGCCGATGTTGGTGCTGATTTAGTGGGTAAGGTTGAAGCTGGAATTCCAGAGGATGATCCAAGAAACCCTGCAACTATTGCAGATAATGTTGGAGATAATGTTGGAGATGTTGCAGGTATGGGAGCCGATTTATTTGGTTCTTATGTAGCTACTATCTTAGCTTCAATGGTATTAGGTAGAGAAATCATCTCTGAAGATCAGTTTGGTGGTATTGCACCTATCCTTTTACCCATGATAATTGCAGGTTTAGGATTAGTATTCTCTATTGTAGGTACTCTTTTCGTTAGAGTTCAAAATGAAACTGATAGTGTTCAAAAGGCACTAAACTGGGGAAACTGGTCTTCGATCATTCTTACCGTTATAGCTTCTTATTTCTTAGTGGACTACATGTTACCAGAAACACTTGTTATCCGTGGATTCGAATTTGGTAGTATGGATGTATTCTGGGCTATATTTACAGGTCTTATTGTAGGTGCTTTAATGAGTATCATAACAGAATATTATACTTCTATGGGTAAAAAACCTGTATTATCTATAGTGAAACAATCAAGTACTGGTTCTGCTACAAACATCATTGGTGGTTTAGCAGTCGGTATGCAGTCAACTGTATTGCCGATATTAGTTTTAGCGGTAGGTATAGTAGTTTCTTATTCTTTCGCTGGTTTATATGGTGTAGCAATTGCTGCTGCTGGTATGATGGCAACTACAGCTATGCAATTAGCGATTGATGCTTTCGGTCCTATTGCTGATAATGCAGGTGGTATTGCAGAAATGAGCGGATTACCTGAAGAAGTAAGAGATAGAACTGATAATCTTGATGCGGTTGGTAATACTACTGCTGCAACGGGTAAAGGCTTTGCTATTGCTTCTGCTGCATTAACTGCATTAGCTCTTTTTGCAGCTTTCGTTGGTATTTCCGGCATTGACTCAATTGATATTTACAAAGCTCCTGTATTGGCTGCTTTATTTGTTGGGGGTATGATTCCATTCATCTTCTCTTCATTAGCAATAGCTGCTGTAGGTAGAGCTGCAATGGATATGGTACAAGAAGTAAGAAGACAGTTTAAAGAAATGCCTGGCATTATGGAAGGTACAACTAAACCAGAGTATGAAAAATGTGTAGACATCTCTACTAAAGCCTCTATTCGTGAAATGATTTTGCCAGGTGCTATTGCGTTAATCGTTCCTTTATTAGTTGGATTTGGTTTAAAAGGAGTATTTGAAGATACTTCTTCTGCAGAAATCTTAGGTGGATTATTAGCAGGTGTTACCGTTTCAGGTGTTTTAATGGGAATATTCCAGAATAACGCTGGTGGTGCTTGGGACAATGCTAAAAAATCATTCGAAAAAGGAGTAGAAATTAATGGCAAAATGGAGTATAAAGGATCTGAAGCTCATAAAGCATCAGTGACTGGTGATACCGTTGGTGATCCTTTTAAAGATACTTCTGGCCCATCTATGAACATTTTAATTAAATTAATGTCTATTGTAGCATTAGTTATCGCTCCTCACATTTCTGTTAAGGACCATAGCACTGCAGAAGTGAAGAAAGAGGTTAAAGAAATAGTAGTGGAAAAAAGCGAAGTGATTCAAGCTGAGAAATAA
- a CDS encoding GAF domain-containing protein: MADKNSRNQEQNRKLNIKNYVRIDFKTLQGRISIGFIIIGAFALIMLVSSNRAWKNQIEDGKNLIALNKNSNTLVAEVQQLVDLTTILTFRYVSTEDDFYKNDLERWWADELYPKVDELDSLVREYGDKNVITYTEELKEHLPKIKKTQKEAIDNLNYSILNSDSTIDDILHLTFLRENIQDRLQMAEQEAIQDIQDAERNIPLMLIIEFIIASIISSIIAVFIIRSVLKRINFLKSNIRELSKGNLPDNLEESEDEMNSIIKGINELIFNLKGITRFAEEVGKGDFNTKISVFNNEGHLGQSLADMRNKLQTVAEQDKRRVWFNEGVAKFGDILRKNDSSIEDLSSSLISELVEYTDSIQGSLFIVDKENENDIKIILKGAYAYHRQKFIEKELAPGQGLVGQCYLEKEYIYLSEIPENYVSIRSGLGESSPTHILISPMKLNEEIFGIIELASFQPYEEYHMNFIDKVGESIASTIQGLQVSLETKKLLEESQMKAEQLQAQEEEMRQNAEELEATQEEMERQSKEMGAFNQGVRVSTMVAEFNKEGEILDINNQLQIQTGWSNDEIIGLDRKRLIIYDEDIDWTQTWNKITDSMSLSASGTLIGKSGNEIPIIAHCIPVSDESGNTAKIACIFIKKENFQ, translated from the coding sequence ATGGCGGATAAAAATTCTCGAAATCAAGAACAGAACAGAAAGCTTAATATTAAAAATTACGTTCGAATTGATTTTAAAACCCTTCAAGGCAGAATTTCTATAGGTTTTATTATAATTGGTGCATTCGCATTGATTATGTTAGTAAGCAGCAACAGAGCTTGGAAAAACCAAATTGAGGATGGTAAAAATCTAATTGCTTTAAATAAAAACAGTAATACGCTAGTAGCTGAGGTTCAACAATTGGTTGATTTAACCACTATTTTAACCTTTCGTTACGTCAGTACAGAAGATGATTTCTACAAAAATGACCTAGAAAGATGGTGGGCTGATGAACTATACCCTAAAGTTGATGAACTCGATAGCTTAGTAAGAGAATATGGAGACAAAAATGTAATCACTTATACGGAAGAGCTGAAAGAACATCTTCCAAAAATAAAGAAAACCCAAAAAGAAGCTATTGATAATCTTAACTATTCAATATTGAATAGTGATTCAACGATAGACGATATCTTACATTTAACTTTTTTAAGAGAAAATATTCAAGATAGATTACAAATGGCTGAGCAAGAAGCTATTCAAGATATTCAAGACGCAGAAAGAAACATTCCTTTAATGCTTATAATTGAATTCATAATAGCCTCTATTATCAGTAGCATTATAGCTGTATTTATTATTCGATCAGTTCTGAAAAGAATAAACTTCCTAAAATCAAATATTAGAGAACTTTCTAAAGGTAATCTTCCAGATAATTTAGAAGAATCGGAAGATGAAATGAATTCCATTATCAAAGGTATCAATGAATTAATATTTAATTTAAAGGGAATAACCCGATTTGCTGAAGAAGTTGGTAAAGGTGATTTCAATACGAAAATATCTGTTTTTAATAACGAAGGTCATTTAGGTCAGTCTTTAGCCGACATGCGCAATAAACTGCAAACCGTTGCGGAACAGGATAAAAGAAGAGTTTGGTTTAATGAGGGAGTTGCAAAATTTGGGGATATTCTACGTAAAAATGATAGCAGTATAGAGGATCTCTCATCCAGCTTAATATCTGAACTAGTAGAATATACGGATTCTATTCAAGGTTCATTATTTATTGTTGATAAAGAAAATGAAAATGATATTAAAATCATTCTTAAGGGAGCTTATGCCTACCATCGACAAAAATTCATTGAAAAAGAATTAGCTCCTGGTCAAGGTTTAGTTGGACAATGTTATTTAGAAAAAGAATACATCTATTTATCTGAAATACCTGAAAATTATGTTAGCATCCGATCTGGTTTAGGTGAATCATCCCCTACTCACATTTTAATTAGCCCAATGAAATTGAATGAAGAAATATTCGGAATAATTGAATTAGCATCATTCCAACCATATGAAGAATATCATATGAATTTCATTGATAAAGTGGGTGAAAGTATTGCCTCAACTATTCAAGGCCTTCAAGTATCATTAGAAACTAAAAAGCTTCTTGAAGAGTCTCAAATGAAGGCAGAACAATTACAAGCTCAAGAAGAAGAAATGCGACAAAATGCTGAAGAGCTTGAAGCTACTCAAGAGGAAATGGAGAGGCAAAGTAAAGAAATGGGGGCCTTTAATCAAGGAGTTCGCGTTTCAACTATGGTAGCTGAATTTAATAAAGAGGGTGAGATTTTAGATATCAATAATCAATTACAAATTCAAACAGGTTGGAGTAATGACGAAATTATAGGTTTAGATAGAAAGAGGCTAATCATATATGATGAAGATATTGATTGGACACAAACTTGGAATAAAATTACAGACAGCATGTCATTGAGTGCTTCTGGCACTTTAATTGGTAAAAGCGGTAATGAAATTCCTATTATTGCTCATTGTATTCCAGTTTCTGATGAATCAGGTAATACTGCTAAAATTGCGTGTATTTTCATCAAGAAAGAGAATTTTCAATAA
- a CDS encoding ATP-dependent DNA ligase: MKEFSKLITALDQTNKTNDKVEALKHYFKRAEDHDKIWTLALFTHRRPKRAVKTSLLKAWVMEWTSIPEWLFQESYHVVGDLAETISLLLANIDCKSNAEDKPLTYYINTLNRIRNEDLIEKKQVLYTLYQELDQQERFVFTKIMTGGWRVGVSQNLITKALSETYNIDKTIIAHRLMGDWSPEKLSFEELIFEENSKDLASRPYPFYLAHPIETNEIKEKLKPEEWQAEWKWDGIRGQIIKRKEEVFIWSRGEELITDKFPELKEMANQLPNGTVLDGEITAFENGEPLSFAVLQTRIGRKNVTKNLLKKAPVVFISYDLIEFNGLDYRNRPLNTRKAELDNIIQQTSDSRLISSESLRFDNWSELEEIRKKSRSVKTEGIMLKNLDSVYEAGRKRGSWWKWKIAPLTIDGVMIYAQKGHGRRADLYSDYTLAVWHEDELIPFAKAYSGLTDAEMKKVDSFVKKNTKEKFGPVRTVKPALVFEIAFEGIQESKRHKSGIALRFPRIKRWRKDKSISEANKLIDLQELLEKYG, translated from the coding sequence TTGAAAGAATTTTCGAAACTCATTACGGCATTAGATCAAACCAACAAGACAAACGATAAAGTTGAGGCGCTAAAGCATTATTTCAAAAGGGCTGAGGACCATGATAAAATATGGACTTTGGCACTTTTTACTCATCGTAGACCCAAAAGAGCAGTCAAAACATCCTTACTAAAAGCATGGGTAATGGAATGGACCTCCATACCTGAATGGCTTTTTCAGGAATCTTATCATGTAGTGGGTGATTTAGCTGAAACAATCTCACTTCTACTGGCTAATATAGATTGTAAATCTAATGCTGAGGATAAACCCCTCACCTATTATATCAACACTTTGAACAGAATCAGAAATGAAGATCTGATTGAAAAAAAACAAGTATTATATACTCTTTATCAAGAATTAGATCAACAAGAGAGATTTGTATTCACAAAAATCATGACAGGTGGCTGGCGAGTTGGTGTATCTCAAAACTTAATTACTAAAGCACTTAGTGAAACTTACAATATAGATAAAACTATTATTGCTCACAGATTAATGGGAGATTGGTCTCCAGAAAAATTAAGTTTTGAAGAACTGATATTTGAAGAAAATAGCAAAGATTTAGCATCAAGGCCCTACCCTTTTTATTTGGCACACCCAATTGAAACCAATGAAATAAAAGAAAAGCTAAAACCGGAAGAATGGCAAGCAGAATGGAAATGGGACGGTATAAGAGGCCAAATCATTAAACGAAAGGAGGAAGTTTTCATATGGAGCAGAGGGGAAGAGTTAATCACTGATAAATTTCCAGAACTAAAAGAGATGGCCAACCAATTACCAAATGGTACTGTTCTAGACGGAGAAATCACTGCATTTGAAAATGGCGAACCTTTATCTTTTGCAGTTTTACAAACAAGGATTGGACGCAAAAATGTCACTAAGAATCTATTAAAAAAGGCTCCTGTTGTTTTTATCAGTTACGACTTAATTGAGTTTAACGGGCTGGATTATAGAAATCGACCACTTAATACTAGAAAAGCTGAATTAGATAATATCATTCAGCAAACATCAGATAGTCGGCTAATCAGTTCTGAAAGTTTAAGGTTTGATAATTGGAGTGAATTAGAGGAGATTAGAAAAAAATCTCGTTCAGTAAAAACTGAAGGCATTATGCTAAAAAACCTAGATTCCGTTTATGAAGCTGGTAGAAAAAGAGGAAGCTGGTGGAAATGGAAAATTGCTCCATTAACTATAGATGGCGTAATGATTTATGCCCAAAAAGGACATGGCAGAAGAGCAGATTTATATTCAGATTACACATTGGCTGTTTGGCATGAGGATGAATTAATACCTTTCGCTAAAGCCTATTCTGGACTGACAGATGCCGAAATGAAAAAAGTTGATTCTTTTGTCAAAAAAAATACAAAAGAAAAGTTTGGTCCTGTCAGAACTGTGAAACCTGCATTGGTTTTTGAAATAGCATTCGAGGGCATTCAAGAATCAAAGCGACATAAATCAGGTATTGCTCTACGCTTTCCAAGAATCAAAAGATGGAGAAAAGACAAATCCATATCTGAAGCTAATAAACTCATTGATTTACAGGAATTATTAGAAAAATATGGATGA
- a CDS encoding DUF2147 domain-containing protein — translation MKRFTLLLVFIGISFTAISQSVVTGKWKTIDDETGKEKSIVEIYEKDGELYGKILKIFTEPNEDQDPICDKCSGDRKNKKIIGMEIIRDMEWDADDEEWEDGEILDPEDGKTYDCVIWREGDDLKVRGYVAFFYRTQTWKKAD, via the coding sequence ATGAAGAGATTTACATTACTATTAGTATTTATAGGGATAAGTTTCACTGCAATATCACAATCCGTTGTCACTGGAAAGTGGAAAACAATTGATGATGAGACAGGAAAAGAAAAAAGTATTGTTGAGATATATGAAAAAGATGGAGAGCTTTATGGAAAAATTTTAAAAATATTTACCGAACCTAATGAAGATCAGGACCCTATTTGTGATAAATGTTCTGGTGACAGAAAAAATAAAAAAATCATAGGAATGGAAATCATTCGTGATATGGAATGGGATGCAGATGATGAAGAATGGGAAGACGGTGAAATTCTTGATCCTGAAGATGGAAAAACTTATGATTGTGTAATCTGGAGAGAGGGTGATGATCTTAAAGTAAGAGGATATGTAGCCTTTTTCTATAGAACTCAAACTTGGAAAAAAGCAGACTAA
- a CDS encoding RNA polymerase sigma factor: MKLTDEQVLNRIKLGDESALDYLYKQHYKMMLRMVLRNNGSEQEALDIFQDALIVFWQKAMDEKFTLTSKISTYLFSICKNLWRKELDRKKNFEESDKEESEHNQFENQEMVKIIHECINELGDSCKQILNYHYFDGLSMDQIAKKMGLANSDTAKTKRYKCKKRLDDLIRSRYQASDFLD; the protein is encoded by the coding sequence ATGAAATTAACTGACGAACAAGTACTAAACCGCATCAAATTAGGCGATGAATCTGCTTTAGATTATCTCTACAAGCAGCATTATAAAATGATGCTTAGGATGGTTCTCAGAAATAATGGTTCAGAGCAAGAGGCTTTGGACATCTTCCAAGATGCCTTAATTGTATTTTGGCAAAAAGCAATGGATGAAAAATTTACGCTAACTTCAAAAATAAGTACTTACTTATTTAGTATATGTAAGAACTTATGGAGAAAAGAATTAGATAGAAAGAAAAATTTTGAAGAAAGCGATAAAGAAGAAAGCGAGCATAACCAATTTGAAAATCAAGAAATGGTTAAAATAATTCATGAATGTATTAATGAATTAGGAGACTCGTGTAAACAAATATTAAACTATCACTATTTTGATGGTCTGTCAATGGATCAAATAGCTAAAAAAATGGGACTGGCTAATAGTGATACAGCTAAAACAAAAAGGTATAAATGTAAAAAAAGACTGGATGATCTTATCAGATCAAGATATCAGGCCAGCGACTTTTTAGACTAA
- the pdeM gene encoding ligase-associated DNA damage response endonuclease PdeM, which produces MILKVVGKELELSEDRVIFWSDKEVLFIADLHIGKTSHFRKSGIAIPTGIIDAEIARLEALIKKYHPKRVFFLGDLFHSDLNHEWTLFDHFLNRNSTVEFILIKGNHDILPKAIYDQSILIIEEEPFQLDSFILSHHPLIKSQLKEGYINLCGHIHPGLSIKTKGRSYLKLPCFYHKKNQLILPAFGKLTGLAKISPSKEETVFVTLNNSVKEIKLNKH; this is translated from the coding sequence TTGATATTAAAAGTAGTAGGCAAAGAATTAGAACTTTCAGAAGACCGAGTTATTTTTTGGTCCGATAAAGAAGTATTATTTATTGCGGACTTACATATAGGCAAAACCAGTCATTTTAGAAAATCTGGAATTGCTATTCCCACTGGAATTATTGACGCTGAAATAGCAAGACTTGAAGCTTTAATTAAAAAGTATCACCCTAAAAGAGTTTTCTTTTTGGGTGATTTATTTCATAGCGATTTAAATCATGAATGGACTCTATTTGATCATTTCTTAAATCGTAATTCTACAGTTGAATTTATTCTTATTAAAGGCAATCATGACATTCTTCCAAAAGCTATCTATGATCAAAGTATTTTGATTATAGAAGAAGAGCCATTTCAATTAGATTCATTTATTTTAAGTCATCATCCATTAATAAAATCTCAACTAAAAGAGGGTTATATTAATCTTTGCGGACATATACATCCAGGCCTTTCTATAAAAACTAAAGGAAGATCCTACCTAAAACTACCTTGTTTTTATCATAAAAAAAATCAATTGATATTACCTGCATTTGGTAAATTAACTGGATTAGCCAAAATCAGTCCTTCAAAAGAAGAGACTGTTTTTGTAACACTTAATAATTCGGTTAAAGAAATAAAATTAAACAAACATTAA
- a CDS encoding anti-sigma factor gives MSEINYFRLIEAYFEGTISPNEKAMLEAKIESDPLVKAEFDLQKNIIQGIANTRKLELKSRLASIDLPTTAGVLGGSGVKWLAGTITGVTLFGSVLYWSLYNFNEVIKPLDINVAQAMEFKSPKFDEIPTVQREITSTPKNIAEKPSSIELVEEKIKEEERKENTAKVKPQSLISYEDDKIFSEHNEEEIENISSKDIALNRADKTEIQLFEGIDSQDNFHYRYYNSKLYLYGDFKKMPYQIIELNDKGRKQLFLSYNQDVFIIKDNTTDITPLSKLDDELLKMEIDLILED, from the coding sequence ATGAGTGAAATCAATTACTTTCGCTTAATCGAAGCATATTTTGAGGGGACTATCTCCCCTAATGAGAAAGCTATGCTTGAAGCAAAAATTGAATCTGATCCGCTAGTAAAAGCTGAATTTGATTTACAAAAAAACATCATTCAAGGAATAGCTAATACACGAAAACTAGAATTGAAATCAAGATTAGCTTCAATTGATTTACCTACAACTGCTGGAGTTTTAGGTGGAAGTGGAGTTAAATGGCTAGCAGGCACTATTACTGGAGTAACTTTATTTGGTAGTGTTCTTTATTGGTCACTTTACAATTTTAATGAAGTGATTAAACCACTTGACATCAATGTTGCTCAAGCTATGGAATTTAAAAGTCCAAAATTTGATGAAATCCCAACAGTTCAAAGAGAAATCACAAGTACTCCAAAAAATATAGCTGAAAAACCAAGTTCAATAGAGCTTGTTGAAGAAAAAATTAAAGAAGAAGAGAGAAAAGAAAATACTGCTAAGGTAAAACCACAGTCTTTAATTTCTTATGAAGACGACAAAATATTTTCTGAGCATAATGAAGAGGAAATAGAGAATATCTCTAGTAAGGATATTGCGCTTAATAGAGCTGACAAGACTGAAATACAATTATTTGAAGGAATTGATTCTCAAGACAATTTCCATTACAGATATTATAACTCTAAGCTTTATTTATATGGGGACTTCAAAAAGATGCCTTACCAAATCATTGAGTTAAATGATAAAGGAAGGAAACAATTGTTCCTAAGCTATAATCAGGATGTATTTATTATAAAAGATAATACAACGGATATAACACCATTATCAAAACTTGATGATGAATTATTAAAAATGGAAATAGACCTAATTCTAGAAGATTAA
- a CDS encoding ligase-associated DNA damage response DEXH box helicase — MDDQLKAGINWFKKKGWDPFAFQLETWKHFIDGNSGLLNAPTGSGKTYAIWIGYLLSNLNKKPKKGLKFLWVLPLRALSKDIQSAIHEAAYDFGFDWKIEIRTGDTSTKDRKRQKTSPPDCLITTPESLHLLLSQKNSTSYFKNLEALVVDEWHELLGSKRGVQVELALSSFKAFSKSKLKIWGISATIGNLPEAQKVLLGPNNSDGIFISAKLDKEIKIESILPDEVEKYPWAGHLGIKLIDKVLPIINENKTTLIFTNTRSQTEIWYQQLLNKDPNLAGAIAMHHGSLNNQIRTWVEEALHSGQIKVVVCTSSLDLGVDFRPVDTIIQVGGPKGVARFAQRAGRSGHRPGEISKIYFLPTHSLELIEGAALRSAIKQKDFEARIPIKMALDVLLQFMTTLAVSDGFDADKLFKQITEIYCYQDLSKKEWNWLLDFLKTGGKSLSAYDEYQKTTEENGLIKVTNRRIAMRHRLSIGTIVGDQVLNVKYVKGGHLGTIEEYFISKLKVGDTFWFSGKALEYVRLKDMTVQVKKSKRKTGLIPQWMGGRMPLSSQLSLHIKEKLEKIKNNQLDEIELSTIQPLINRQLELSVIPNKDELLIESVKSKEGFHIFIFPFEGRFIHEVMAGLIAYRISVSQPITFSIAMNDYGFELLTDEEFDFEEMLSLDLFSLNNIKEDIMLGINETEMAKRKFRDIASISGMIFKGFPGKNIKEKHIQASSSILYDVFTEYEPENLLLKQAHKEVVEQQLEEERLIESMRKINQQKIIYNKTLKPSPFAFPIMVDRLREKFSTESLEERVAKMQIQLEN; from the coding sequence ATGGATGATCAATTGAAAGCTGGAATTAATTGGTTTAAGAAAAAAGGTTGGGACCCTTTTGCTTTTCAATTGGAAACATGGAAACACTTCATTGATGGTAATTCTGGCCTACTTAATGCGCCAACTGGCAGTGGAAAAACCTATGCAATCTGGATTGGCTATTTACTTTCCAACTTAAATAAAAAACCAAAAAAGGGATTGAAGTTTTTATGGGTTTTACCTTTAAGAGCACTTTCAAAGGATATTCAATCTGCAATTCACGAAGCTGCTTATGATTTTGGTTTTGATTGGAAAATTGAAATACGAACAGGTGATACGTCAACTAAAGATAGAAAACGACAAAAAACAAGCCCTCCTGATTGCCTAATCACTACTCCTGAAAGTTTGCATCTACTTTTGAGTCAAAAAAATTCTACCAGCTATTTTAAAAATCTTGAAGCCTTGGTAGTAGATGAATGGCACGAATTATTAGGAAGTAAAAGAGGTGTTCAGGTAGAATTAGCTCTATCATCATTTAAAGCTTTCAGCAAAAGCAAACTTAAAATATGGGGGATCTCAGCCACTATAGGTAATCTACCTGAAGCTCAAAAAGTATTGCTTGGACCTAATAATTCAGATGGTATTTTCATCAGTGCAAAACTTGATAAAGAAATAAAAATTGAATCCATACTTCCCGATGAAGTAGAAAAATATCCATGGGCGGGACACTTAGGAATAAAACTCATTGATAAAGTTCTACCCATAATAAATGAGAATAAAACTACTTTAATATTTACAAATACGAGATCCCAAACTGAAATATGGTATCAACAATTACTGAATAAAGATCCTAATCTAGCTGGAGCTATTGCCATGCATCATGGCTCATTAAATAATCAAATCAGAACTTGGGTAGAAGAAGCTTTGCATTCTGGCCAGATAAAAGTTGTGGTTTGTACTTCCAGTTTGGATTTAGGTGTTGATTTCAGACCAGTTGATACCATTATTCAGGTTGGTGGACCAAAAGGAGTAGCAAGATTTGCACAACGAGCTGGGAGAAGTGGGCATAGGCCAGGTGAAATCAGTAAAATATACTTCCTTCCTACTCACTCTTTAGAACTAATTGAAGGTGCGGCTTTAAGATCAGCCATTAAACAAAAGGATTTCGAAGCTAGAATCCCTATTAAAATGGCTTTGGATGTACTGCTTCAATTTATGACCACTTTAGCAGTAAGTGATGGTTTTGATGCAGATAAGTTATTTAAGCAAATTACAGAAATCTATTGTTATCAAGACTTATCCAAAAAAGAATGGAATTGGTTATTAGACTTTTTAAAAACAGGTGGTAAAAGCTTATCAGCTTATGATGAATATCAAAAAACTACAGAAGAAAATGGCCTTATTAAAGTGACAAACAGAAGAATTGCAATGCGCCATAGGTTATCCATTGGTACCATAGTAGGCGATCAGGTATTAAATGTAAAATATGTAAAAGGAGGTCATTTAGGAACAATAGAAGAGTATTTCATCAGCAAACTTAAAGTTGGTGACACTTTTTGGTTTTCTGGTAAAGCATTGGAATATGTTAGACTAAAAGATATGACAGTTCAAGTAAAGAAAAGTAAAAGGAAAACCGGCTTAATTCCCCAGTGGATGGGTGGTAGAATGCCATTATCTTCACAACTGTCACTACATATAAAGGAAAAACTTGAAAAAATAAAAAACAATCAATTAGATGAAATAGAATTATCTACAATACAACCTCTAATAAATAGACAACTAGAACTATCCGTCATTCCAAACAAAGACGAATTGTTAATAGAATCTGTAAAATCAAAAGAAGGTTTCCACATATTCATATTTCCTTTTGAGGGGCGATTTATACATGAGGTAATGGCCGGACTTATTGCCTACAGGATAAGTGTTTCTCAACCCATTACATTTTCCATTGCAATGAATGATTATGGCTTTGAATTACTCACGGATGAAGAATTTGATTTTGAAGAAATGTTATCACTTGACTTATTTTCACTAAACAATATTAAAGAAGATATTATGCTGGGAATAAATGAAACAGAGATGGCTAAAAGAAAATTTAGAGATATAGCTTCAATATCGGGCATGATTTTTAAAGGGTTTCCAGGAAAGAATATAAAGGAAAAACACATTCAAGCTTCCTCTTCTATTTTATATGATGTTTTTACTGAATATGAACCTGAAAATCTGTTGTTAAAGCAAGCTCATAAAGAAGTAGTTGAGCAACAATTGGAGGAAGAAAGATTAATTGAATCGATGCGGAAAATCAATCAACAAAAAATAATTTATAACAAAACTTTAAAACCCTCACCTTTTGCATTCCCTATTATGGTGGATCGATTAAGGGAAAAATTTTCAACAGAAAGTCTGGAAGAAAGAGTGGCGAAAATGCAGATACAATTAGAAAATTAA